The Chloroflexota bacterium sequence TATCTTGCAAAAACGCATCTGGAAGAAAATCTATGCTGGCCTGATGCACTTCCTGATCTTCTGGGGTGTGACCATCCAGGTGATTGGCACAGCCATCAATCTGATGCAGATGGCGCTTTTCACGCCTTTTGCACTGGAAAATTTCCCCCGCGGGAATCTCTACTTCGCCTATGAGTTCAGCATGGATTTGGCGGGGATATTCATCCTGGTGGGGGTGGGGATGGCTGTTTTCCGGCGCTATATCCTGCGCCCGAAGGCTTTGCCCACGGCCTGGGATGACACCTTTGCCCTGACGCTGCTAACCCTGCTGCCCATTGCCGGATTCTTCACCGAGGCCATGCGCCTGACATCCGCNNNNNNNNNNNNNNNNNNNNNNNNNNNNNNNNNNNNNNNNNNNNNNNNNNNNNNNNNNNNNNNNNNNNNNNNNNNNNNNNNNNNNNNNNNNNNNNNNNNNGGGCAAGTGACCGAATTCCTGCCGCAAAACCTGCTCGAATTTGACGCCTGCTTGCGCTGCGGGCGCTGCGAAGAAGTTTGCCCAGCGACCGCCAGCGGAATGGCCTACTCACCCAAGACATTGCTAATCCAACTGCGCGACGCCATGCTCGACTCGCTCGGCACGCCCTCCAATAATGGCGCAGTTGCCGCTGAACTCCCCGAGCATCTCTTCGAGGAAGAAGCCCTTTGGTCGTGTACCACCTGTGGAGCCTGCCTGACGCGCTGCCCGGCCTTCATCCGCCCGCCGGAGCGCGTGATCGATCTGCGCCGCTATCAAATCCTGACCACCGGCGAAATGCCCAAATCGGTCGGCGATACACTACGCAATCTGGAACGCCAGGGCAACCCCTGGGGGATGCCCCCCCAAGATCGCATGGCCTGGGCTGAAGGCCTGGAAGTACGCGAATTGGCTCCGGGCGACGAAGTGGATGTGCTGCTCTATATGGGCTGTGCCGCCGCCTACGACGACCGCAACAAGCAGGTCGCCCAATCGGTAGCCCGACTGCTCGGCAAAGCCGGTGTCGATTTCGGTGTGCTAGGCCACGATGAAGCCTGCTGCGGCGAAACCGCCCGCCGTATGGGGCACGAATATCTCTTCCAGGTATTTGCCGAACAGAATATTGAAATCTTCAATTCGGTCAAATTCAAGCGCATCGTCACACAATGCCCGCACTGCTTCAACACACTGAAAAATGAGTATCCACAAATGGGTGGCGATTTTGAAGTACTGCACTACAGCGAATTACTTGAAGAAGTTTCCGCAGATTTGGGCGCAATCTCGCCTAACGGAAACGGGCTTAAAGGCAAACTCGCTTTCCATGACTCTTGTTACCTGGGGCGCTACAACAACATCTACGAAGCGCCGCGCCAATTACTCGATCAAGCCAAAGTTGAGCGTGTGGAACTCAAACGCCACGGCGAAAATAGCTTCTGCTGCGGCGCGGGCGGCGGCGGCATGTGGATGGAAACCGATGCC is a genomic window containing:
- a CDS encoding (Fe-S)-binding protein yields the protein GQVTEFLPQNLLEFDACLRCGRCEEVCPATASGMAYSPKTLLIQLRDAMLDSLGTPSNNGAVAAELPEHLFEEEALWSCTTCGACLTRCPAFIRPPERVIDLRRYQILTTGEMPKSVGDTLRNLERQGNPWGMPPQDRMAWAEGLEVRELAPGDEVDVLLYMGCAAAYDDRNKQVAQSVARLLGKAGVDFGVLGHDEACCGETARRMGHEYLFQVFAEQNIEIFNSVKFKRIVTQCPHCFNTLKNEYPQMGGDFEVLHYSELLEEVSADLGAISPNGNGLKGKLAFHDSCYLGRYNNIYEAPRQLLDQAKVERVELKRHGENSFCCGAGGGGMWMETDADKRINHNRLQDAIEADAETLATACPYCLIMFEDAIGAKGVGEQVKVMDIAEILERQIGG